The region CGCGGCCACCACCCGGGCCCCGAGCCCCGGCCCGACCCCGGAGACGACGACGGTCTTGTCCTGCAGCGGCATGGCGGCACCTCCCGTGTCTGGCGTCGCGTCAGATTAGGGGTGCGGCCCTCAGATGGCCAGAGCGCGGCAGCGCCCAGGCTCCGGCGAAAGGCCACTCCCGGCCGTGTTGCCGCCGTCCGATTCCGCGCACTTGATACGGACAGCCCCTCCCCAACTGACGTCGCGTCAGCTAAACCTGGGGGGCATGACAAGCGACGCGTACGCGGAACTGGCCGCCGTAGGCCCGTACGGAGTGCGCCCGGGGCATGCCCTGATCACGATGGTCGAGCCGCATCCGGGCCATGAGTACGCCTACAACCGCTGGTACGAGGACGACCACTTCATCGCGGGCGCGATGGCCATGCCGTGGATCTACGCGGGCCGCCGCTGGGTCGCCACCCGTGAACTGCAACTGCTGCGCTATCCGGAGAAGTCGGCGATCGCCCAGCCGGTGACCGCCGGCTGCTACCTCTCCGTCTACTGGCTCACCGAGGGGCGCTACGCGGACCATATGCGGTGGACGGTCGGGATCAACAAGCGGCTGCTCCGGGACGGGCGGGTCTACCAGGACCGCAGGCATGTCTTCACCGCCTTCCAGGACCACGAGGCCACCGTCTACCGGGACGGGGCGGCCGGTCCGCGCGATCACCACGCGCTGGACCACCCCTATGCCGGGCTGGCGCTGGAGGTGATCGAGACCGAGGGCCCGGAGCAGCGGGAGGAACTGCTCGCATGGCTTCGGTCCAGACATCTGCCGCGCCGGCTCGCGGGCTCGCCCGCCGCGATGGTCACGGTCTTCCGGCCGACCCCGCTGCCCTTGGACCGGATGGCGTATGTGAAGCAGGTCGAGGGGGTCGACACCCGGCTGACCCTGCTCTGGTTCCTGCAGTCCGATCCCCGCGAATGCTGGGAGCGCTGTTTCACCGGTCTCGACGGCGAGGTGGCCGATGCCGGACTCGGCCGGGTGGAATTCATGGCGCCGTTCATTCCGACGATTCCCGGTACAGACCAATACGTGGCAGAACTCCGCTGAAGCGGCGACACCGGAATGCGCCGGAAACGCCTAGAGCCCTCTCGGCAGGGACGGCGACCGGTCGAGAGGGCTCGGGGTACAGGCTTGCGGTCCTGCGCCGCCGACCGCGCTACCACGGCCGGGTGTCAGGCCAATCAGCCGAGGTCGAAGGCGCCACGGCTGACGTCGGACACAAAGGCCGACCACGATGCGGGGGCGAAGCTGAGCGTCGGTCCCTGGGGGTCCTTGGAATCGCGCACGGCGATCTCGCTGGCGACCGGGGAGGCGATTTCCACGCAAGCGCCGTTTCCGGCCGAGTACGAGGACTTCACCCACATGCTCGTCTTTCCCTGCTGAATGGACACGATTGCTCCGATGCTTTTTGTCGATGAGGCGCACCCCCGATTGGAGGCGTCACCGACGTTACTCGGCAACATCGTCCGGAAAGCGGGCCGTTCACTCGACCGGATGGCATATTCCCGTGGCCCCTTCCGCAGCACGGTGCGGAGGTGTAGCCTCCGCCCCTCATCGTTCGCGCCGGAGCGTTTCCGTCCCCCGTCAGTCCGCCGGGGCCGCCTCCCCCTCCTCCTGGTGCCGGCGGGCGTGTTCCTGGGCCATCTCGGTGATGAACTGGCGGCTCTGATCCGCGTTCAGCGCCTGGGCCCGCAGATGCTCGTACATCATGCTGTAGCTCTGCACATCGCTGAGCTTCTCCAGATACAGGTCGCTGGTCACGCCCTCCAGATAGACGACGCTGGTGTCCGACTCGTCCGAGAACTCCAGGATGGTGAACTGCCCGCTCATCCCCGGATGCGACCCCATGTCGAACGGAAGCGCCTGCACCGTCACATGGGGCTCGTGGCTCATCCGGACCAGATAGTCCAGCTGATCGCTCATGATCTTCGAGTTGCCGACCACCCGGCGCATCGCCGCCTCGTCCACGACCGCCCACAGCCGCAGCGGGGCCAGCGGATCGGTGATCCGCTCCTGGCGCCTGAGCCGGACCTGGACCCGCTGGGCGATCTGGTCCTGCGGGGCCTCCGGGAGGGCGCCGCTGATCACCGCCTCCGCGTAATCCGGTGTCTGCAAGAGGCCGGGCAGCACCTGGGGTTCATAGACCCGCAGGGACGCCGCGTCCGTCTCGAAACCGATGTAGACGCTGTACGGCACATCGCCGAACGCGTTCCACCAACCCTGCTGGCGCGACTCCTTCGCCATTTGCATCAGGGAATCGACCAGCGCCTTGTCCTCCACCTTGTAGGTGCGGCACAGGTCGCGCACATCGCGCTGGCTGATGCTGCGGCGCCCGTTCTCCAGTCGGCTGATCTTCGACTGGGAGACCATCAGCTCCTCCGCCACCTCCTCCGCCGTCATGCCCTTCTCCTGGCGGAGTCTGCGCAGCTCCTGGCCCAACCGGCGTCGCCGGACAGTGGGGCCGACGTTCGATGTCACAGGACGTGCACCTCCGGCTTCGTACTGCTGATTTCTGCTGTTCAGCAGCCTGCCACTACGGGACGGGAGCGCGCTGGGAAATGGCCGCACAAAGGCGGCCGCACCACGGTGGACGAACGCGCGCGCGGGGCGGTGGGACGGCCGGTCGTCCAAATCGGCCGTCCCACCACCCCGCGCGCTTCAGCGGCTCCCGAACCGGGTCAGTGGGGACTGCGGTGCGGTCGGTGGAGCGTGTGTGGTGCTGGGTGCTGCCCGGAGCCGGACGGTGGCGCTCCGCCCCGGACGGTGCCGGGAACGGTCTCCGCCGCCCCGCTGACGGGCTGCTGGTGCGTTCGACGGGCTGGTTGTACGTGGTGGTGCGGTAGTGCCCCGAAGGGGCCTCAGCGCGCTCCGACGCGGGCCATGCTCCCGCGACGGGACGGCTGGGCCGGAACGCCGGCCGCGGGCTCCGCCGCGGCGCCTGTCCCTGCCTGTCGGCCCGGGGCCGGTGCGCGCCGTGGCTGCGCCGCGACACCGTTCTGCACGTCCATCACGGCGTGCGCCACCAGACCGCCCATCGGGTCGTGCCGGATCAGATCCCGGAGCCTGGAGCGCGAGGAACGCCCCTCGTTCCCGGGATACAGATGCTTGCCGAGCCCGACCGCGTGGGCCAGGGCGGCGAGCGCGGCGGTCCGCGGGTCCGGCGG is a window of Streptomyces violaceusniger Tu 4113 DNA encoding:
- a CDS encoding DUF397 domain-containing protein, with protein sequence MSIQQGKTSMWVKSSYSAGNGACVEIASPVASEIAVRDSKDPQGPTLSFAPASWSAFVSDVSRGAFDLG
- a CDS encoding helix-turn-helix domain-containing protein, which translates into the protein MTSNVGPTVRRRRLGQELRRLRQEKGMTAEEVAEELMVSQSKISRLENGRRSISQRDVRDLCRTYKVEDKALVDSLMQMAKESRQQGWWNAFGDVPYSVYIGFETDAASLRVYEPQVLPGLLQTPDYAEAVISGALPEAPQDQIAQRVQVRLRRQERITDPLAPLRLWAVVDEAAMRRVVGNSKIMSDQLDYLVRMSHEPHVTVQALPFDMGSHPGMSGQFTILEFSDESDTSVVYLEGVTSDLYLEKLSDVQSYSMMYEHLRAQALNADQSRQFITEMAQEHARRHQEEGEAAPAD